Proteins from a single region of Chloroflexota bacterium:
- the metH gene encoding methionine synthase: MADFKFHTRYLEALARRVLVFDGAMGTNIQRLNLTAEDFGGEQYNGCNDYLVITRPDVIEEIHASFLAVGCDVIETDTFRSNRITLREYGLQDRVMEINRAAAELARRVADRFSTPEHPRFVAGSIGPSGMLPSSSDPTLSAISFAELADVFREQAVGLIQGGVDLLLIETSQDILELKAAVFGLRQAFQETGVRLPIQAQVTLDTSGRMLLGTDIAAALVTLEALGVDVLGLNCSTGPEHMYEPARYLGEYSRLPVSIIPNAGLPINDGSGNAVYPLEPEPMARDLHTFVAQFGVNVVGGCCGTTPEHLDVLISYVRGRERRPEQRLELVPGADGWPRLRRVRDGEGRRVPMASSAMRAVSLIQDPPPTLIGERVNSQGSRRIKRLLLAEDYDAILEIARGQVEGGAHLLDVCVALTERSDEAEQMRTVVRMLAQSVEAPLVIDTTEPAVMRVALENYPGRAIINSINLENGRERIDAVVPLAKAHGAALIALTIDEEGMAHTAQRKLEVARRIYDICVNEYGLEPSDLIFDTLTFTLATGQEELRRSAIETMEGIRLIKRELPGVLTNLGVSNLSFGLKRRSRAVLNSVFLYHCVQAGLDMAIVNPAHITPYAEIDPKERELAEDLIFDRRPDALARYIAYFEQADQAAEQEQAEDPTAGMTAEERIHWQILHRRKEGIEDLIDEALTRHTPVEVLNEILLPAMKEVGDRFGAGELILPFVLQSAEVMKRAVTHLEQFLERREGTSKGAVVLATVYGDVHDIGKNLVKTILSNNGYTVYDLGKQVPINAVIDKAVEVGATAIGLSALLVNTSKQMPLCVQELHRRGLKFPVLIGGAAINRRFSHRILFVEEGVPYEPGVFYCKDAFEGLAVMDALVDEEKRATLLERVHAEAWREVRGSESASQRVSKSMSRRTGEATERQAGAEVDIPRPPFWGPRVLKHIPLAEVFPLIDKNELFRLSWGAKNVHGEVWEELQAQFEQRLARMEAQAMAQGWLRPQAVYGYFPCQSDGDDLILYAPEDAMEDGGGRPREIARFHFPRQEGGDRLCIADYFLPVDSGRLDVVALQVVTVGPEATERFDALEAAGDYSEAYYTHGLAVQTAEATAEWLHRRIKQELGIGDRGKRYSWGFPACPELEDHVQVFRLLPAEEALGMSLTSAYQLVPEQSTAAIVVHHPRARYFSVGGSRVEQLMRGVERGA, encoded by the coding sequence ATGGCCGATTTTAAGTTTCATACCCGTTACTTAGAAGCCTTGGCGCGGCGGGTCCTGGTCTTCGACGGCGCGATGGGGACCAACATCCAGCGCCTGAACCTGACCGCTGAGGATTTCGGCGGCGAGCAGTACAACGGTTGCAACGATTATCTGGTCATCACTCGCCCGGACGTTATCGAGGAGATCCACGCCTCCTTCCTGGCGGTGGGCTGTGACGTGATCGAGACGGATACCTTCCGCTCGAATCGCATCACGCTGCGCGAGTACGGGCTTCAGGATCGCGTGATGGAGATCAACCGCGCCGCGGCCGAGTTGGCGCGGCGGGTGGCCGATCGCTTCAGCACGCCCGAGCATCCTCGCTTCGTCGCCGGGTCCATCGGCCCCAGCGGCATGCTCCCCTCCAGCAGCGATCCCACCCTTAGCGCCATCTCCTTCGCCGAGCTGGCCGACGTGTTTCGCGAGCAGGCGGTGGGGCTCATCCAGGGCGGCGTCGACCTGCTTCTCATCGAGACATCCCAGGACATACTGGAGCTGAAGGCGGCCGTCTTCGGGCTGCGACAGGCGTTTCAGGAGACCGGCGTCCGGTTGCCCATTCAGGCGCAGGTTACGCTGGATACCTCGGGGCGCATGTTGCTGGGCACAGATATCGCGGCAGCGCTGGTGACGCTGGAGGCCCTGGGCGTGGATGTGCTCGGCCTGAACTGCTCCACCGGTCCGGAACATATGTATGAGCCGGCGCGCTACCTGGGTGAGTACAGCCGGCTGCCCGTGTCCATCATCCCCAACGCCGGGCTCCCCATCAACGATGGCTCCGGCAACGCCGTCTACCCGCTGGAGCCGGAGCCGATGGCCCGCGATCTGCACACGTTCGTTGCCCAATTCGGCGTGAACGTCGTGGGCGGCTGCTGCGGCACCACGCCCGAGCATCTGGATGTCCTCATCTCCTATGTGCGAGGGCGAGAGCGGCGGCCTGAACAGCGGTTGGAACTCGTGCCGGGTGCTGACGGCTGGCCGCGGTTGCGGCGCGTTCGGGACGGGGAGGGGAGGCGCGTGCCGATGGCCTCCTCGGCCATGCGCGCCGTCTCTTTGATCCAGGATCCGCCGCCCACCCTCATCGGCGAGCGGGTGAACTCCCAGGGGAGCCGCCGGATCAAGCGGCTACTGCTGGCCGAGGACTACGACGCCATCCTGGAGATCGCTCGGGGGCAGGTGGAGGGCGGCGCCCACTTGCTGGACGTGTGCGTGGCGCTGACGGAGCGATCTGACGAGGCGGAGCAGATGCGCACAGTGGTGCGGATGCTCGCCCAGAGCGTGGAGGCGCCACTGGTCATCGACACCACGGAGCCGGCGGTGATGCGAGTGGCGTTGGAGAACTACCCAGGGCGTGCCATCATCAACTCCATCAACCTGGAGAACGGACGGGAGCGCATCGACGCCGTGGTGCCGCTGGCGAAGGCCCACGGGGCGGCCCTGATCGCCCTCACCATCGACGAGGAGGGGATGGCGCACACGGCTCAGCGCAAGCTAGAGGTGGCCCGGCGCATTTACGACATCTGTGTGAACGAATACGGGCTGGAGCCGTCCGATCTGATCTTCGACACCCTCACCTTCACGCTGGCCACCGGCCAGGAGGAGCTACGCCGCTCGGCCATCGAGACCATGGAGGGCATTCGGCTCATCAAGCGGGAGCTGCCGGGCGTGCTCACCAACCTGGGCGTCAGCAACCTCTCGTTCGGGTTGAAGCGGCGCTCTCGTGCCGTGCTCAACTCCGTCTTCCTATACCATTGCGTGCAGGCCGGGCTGGACATGGCCATCGTGAACCCGGCTCACATCACGCCCTACGCGGAGATCGATCCGAAAGAGCGGGAGCTGGCGGAGGATCTCATCTTCGACCGCCGGCCGGATGCGCTGGCGCGGTACATCGCCTACTTCGAGCAGGCCGATCAGGCGGCGGAGCAGGAGCAGGCGGAGGATCCCACCGCCGGGATGACGGCCGAGGAGCGGATCCATTGGCAGATCCTCCATCGTCGGAAGGAGGGGATTGAGGATCTGATCGACGAGGCGCTCACCCGCCATACGCCGGTGGAGGTGCTCAACGAGATCCTGCTGCCTGCCATGAAGGAGGTGGGAGATCGCTTCGGAGCAGGCGAGCTTATCCTGCCCTTTGTGTTGCAGTCGGCGGAGGTGATGAAGCGCGCCGTCACCCACCTAGAGCAGTTTCTGGAGCGGCGCGAGGGGACGAGCAAGGGGGCCGTCGTGTTGGCCACCGTGTATGGGGATGTGCACGACATCGGCAAGAACCTGGTGAAGACGATCCTCTCCAATAACGGGTACACGGTGTACGATCTGGGGAAGCAGGTGCCGATCAACGCCGTCATCGACAAGGCGGTGGAGGTGGGCGCCACGGCCATCGGCCTCAGCGCGCTGTTGGTGAACACGTCGAAGCAGATGCCGCTCTGCGTGCAGGAGCTACACCGGCGGGGGTTGAAGTTCCCGGTCCTCATCGGCGGCGCGGCGATCAACCGCCGCTTCAGCCATCGGATCCTCTTCGTGGAGGAGGGTGTGCCTTATGAGCCGGGCGTCTTCTACTGCAAGGATGCGTTCGAGGGCTTGGCGGTCATGGACGCGCTGGTTGACGAGGAGAAGCGGGCTACCTTGTTGGAGCGCGTGCATGCTGAGGCGTGGCGGGAGGTTCGGGGGAGCGAATCGGCGAGTCAGCGGGTCAGCAAATCGATGAGTCGGCGAACGGGCGAGGCGACGGAGCGACAAGCCGGCGCGGAGGTGGACATTCCCAGGCCGCCGTTCTGGGGGCCTCGGGTCCTGAAGCACATCCCGCTGGCGGAGGTGTTCCCGCTCATCGATAAGAACGAGCTGTTCCGGCTGAGTTGGGGCGCGAAGAACGTGCATGGGGAGGTATGGGAGGAGCTGCAGGCTCAGTTCGAGCAGCGGCTGGCCCGCATGGAGGCCCAGGCGATGGCCCAGGGGTGGCTGCGCCCGCAGGCCGTATACGGGTATTTCCCCTGCCAGTCCGATGGCGACGATCTGATCCTCTATGCCCCGGAGGATGCGATGGAGGACGGCGGGGGACGGCCGCGTGAGATCGCCCGCTTCCACTTCCCGCGCCAGGAGGGTGGCGATCGGCTGTGTATCGCCGATTACTTCCTGCCCGTTGACTCCGGTCGGCTGGATGTGGTAGCCCTCCAGGTGGTCACGGTGGGGCCGGAGGCGACGGAGCGATTCGACGCGCTGGAGGCCGCCGGGGACTACAGCGAGGCTTACTATACCCACGGGTTGGCTGTGCAGACGGCGGAGGCCACAGCCGAATGGCTGCACCGTCGCATCAAGCAGGAGCTGGGCATCGGCGACCGCGGGAAGCGGTACTCATGGGGGTTCCCGGCCTGCCCCGAGCTGGAGGACCACGTGCAGGTGTTCCGGCTGCTCCCGGCGGAGGAGGCTTTGGGGATGAGCCTGACGTCGGCTTATCAGCTGGTGCCGGAGCAGAGCACGGCCGCCATCGTGGTGCACCATCCACGAGCGCGATACTTCAGCGTGGGCGGCAGCCGGGTGGAGCAGCTCATGCGCGGCGTGGAGCGCGGCGCATAA
- a CDS encoding SDR family oxidoreductase, translating to MFDPLSLFRLDDRVALVTGGSKGLGKAMAAALAGAGADVAISSRHLDEAEATAQEIAEATGRRVIPIQADVTSADQVNAMVDQVVRTLGRVDILVNNAGINRRGPILELDEASWHEVIETNLTGPWLCARAVGPHMIAQRWGRVINVSSILGLVGLADRTPYTASKGGLIQMTKTLALEWAPYGITVNALCPGPFMTAINEMFKQNPEAYESFRRRIPLGRWGDPEELQGAVLFMASEASRFMTGSVIVVDGGWTAQ from the coding sequence GTGTTCGATCCTTTGAGCCTTTTCCGATTGGATGATCGGGTGGCCCTGGTGACCGGGGGCAGCAAGGGATTGGGAAAGGCGATGGCGGCCGCCCTGGCTGGTGCGGGCGCCGATGTCGCCATCAGCAGCCGCCATCTGGACGAGGCCGAGGCGACCGCTCAGGAGATCGCGGAGGCCACCGGGCGGCGCGTCATCCCGATCCAGGCGGACGTCACCTCGGCGGATCAGGTGAACGCCATGGTCGATCAGGTCGTCCGGACGCTGGGCCGGGTGGATATCCTGGTGAACAACGCTGGGATCAACCGGCGTGGCCCCATCCTGGAGCTGGACGAGGCGAGCTGGCATGAGGTCATCGAGACCAACCTGACGGGCCCGTGGCTGTGCGCTCGGGCTGTGGGGCCGCATATGATCGCCCAGCGCTGGGGACGTGTGATCAATGTCAGCTCCATATTGGGGTTGGTGGGCCTGGCCGATCGCACTCCTTACACCGCCAGCAAGGGTGGCCTGATCCAGATGACGAAGACACTGGCATTGGAATGGGCACCGTATGGCATCACCGTGAACGCCCTGTGTCCTGGCCCGTTCATGACGGCGATCAACGAGATGTTCAAGCAGAACCCGGAGGCGTATGAGTCGTTCCGACGCAGGATCCCTCTGGGGCGATGGGGGGACCCTGAGGAGTTGCAGGGCGCCGTGCTCTTCATGGCCTCGGAGGCTTCCCGGTTCATGACCGGCTCCGTGATCGTGGTGGATGGTGGTTGGACGGCGCAGTGA
- a CDS encoding flavin reductase has protein sequence MTPESGVVNDVRKAMRSITYGLYVLTTAVDGEVHAATVSWVTQASFRPRLLAAGLKRDTRIYDAVKQAGKFCINVVGEGQEEMASAFFKFVEADTEAQTVGGYGYRLSEAGVPILRDAAAWIECKVVEEACQTGDHALVIGEVVAGGVSPDRKPLALRDTPWSYGG, from the coding sequence ATGACCCCTGAGAGCGGAGTTGTGAATGACGTGCGGAAGGCGATGCGGTCGATCACCTATGGCCTTTACGTGTTGACGACGGCCGTTGATGGAGAGGTCCACGCGGCGACGGTGAGTTGGGTCACGCAGGCTTCGTTTCGGCCGCGCCTGCTGGCCGCGGGCCTGAAGCGGGACACCCGGATCTATGATGCCGTGAAGCAGGCCGGGAAGTTCTGTATCAACGTCGTGGGCGAGGGACAGGAGGAAATGGCCTCCGCGTTCTTCAAGTTCGTGGAGGCGGACACGGAGGCCCAGACCGTCGGCGGATATGGCTATCGGCTCAGCGAGGCGGGGGTGCCGATCCTGCGGGATGCCGCCGCGTGGATCGAGTGCAAGGTGGTCGAGGAGGCGTGCCAGACCGGTGATCACGCGCTGGTGATCGGGGAGGTGGTGGCCGGCGGCGTGTCGCCCGACCGAAAACCGTTAGCTCTTCGGGATACCCCGTGGTCCTATGGTGGGTGA
- a CDS encoding DUF1786 domain-containing protein has translation MKILAVDVGTGTQDILLFDAGRDPENYLKMVMPSPTLRVARQIREATARRDGVLLTGVIMGGGPSAWAARDHRETGLPLFATPDAARSFNDDLEAVQRDLGVQIVSEDEAAALARREGIAHVEMRDLDYGAIRAAFAAFGADLRPDALAVAVFDHGDAPPDVSDRQFRLDYLAERLRADRRLSTFAFPADAVPAIMTRLRAVARTAVEQSGLPVYVMDTAPAAVLGAREDPAVGSRSDAQIVNVGNFHCLAFQYRDGQIIRLFEHHTGLLSREALEGWLHALADGSITHERVFAEHGHGALVLDVTPQPLDFLAVTGPRRGMLLDSDLPVYFAVPHGDQMLAGCFGLIRAVADLVPEWSEPILDALGRSRGRSLW, from the coding sequence ATGAAGATTCTGGCCGTAGACGTGGGCACCGGGACCCAGGACATCCTCTTGTTCGACGCCGGGCGGGATCCCGAGAATTACCTGAAGATGGTGATGCCGTCGCCGACGCTGCGAGTGGCCCGGCAGATCCGGGAGGCGACCGCCCGCCGGGATGGGGTGCTCCTCACCGGGGTCATCATGGGGGGCGGGCCCAGCGCGTGGGCGGCGAGGGATCATCGCGAGACGGGATTGCCCCTCTTCGCCACGCCCGACGCGGCTCGCTCCTTCAACGATGACCTGGAGGCCGTTCAGCGGGATCTGGGCGTCCAGATCGTCTCGGAGGATGAGGCGGCCGCGCTGGCCCGGCGCGAGGGCATCGCCCACGTGGAGATGCGAGACCTGGACTACGGGGCGATCCGGGCGGCCTTCGCCGCGTTTGGCGCCGATCTGCGGCCGGACGCCCTGGCCGTCGCCGTGTTCGATCATGGTGACGCCCCGCCGGATGTCAGCGATCGCCAGTTCCGGCTGGACTACCTGGCCGAGCGACTGCGGGCTGATCGCCGGCTGTCCACGTTCGCCTTCCCGGCGGACGCCGTCCCGGCCATCATGACGCGGCTTCGAGCGGTCGCCCGAACGGCCGTGGAGCAGAGCGGGCTGCCCGTGTACGTGATGGATACGGCGCCGGCCGCCGTTCTGGGCGCTCGTGAGGATCCGGCGGTGGGCTCGCGGTCGGATGCCCAGATCGTGAACGTGGGCAACTTCCACTGCCTGGCGTTTCAATACCGGGATGGGCAGATCATCCGTCTGTTTGAGCATCACACGGGTTTGCTGAGCCGGGAGGCGTTGGAAGGGTGGCTGCATGCGCTGGCGGACGGCAGCATCACGCATGAGCGTGTGTTCGCGGAGCATGGACATGGGGCGCTGGTGCTGGATGTGACGCCCCAGCCCCTTGACTTCCTGGCGGTCACTGGCCCACGGCGGGGGATGCTGCTGGATAGTGATCTCCCGGTTTACTTCGCCGTGCCCCACGGCGACCAGATGCTGGCCGGGTGCTTCGGGCTGATACGCGCGGTGGCTGACCTGGTCCCTGAGTGGTCTGAGCCCATCCTGGATGCGCTGGGGCGCAGCCGGGGGCGTAGCCTGTGGTGA
- the lipA gene encoding lipoyl synthase, protein MPTERSSRRGRGGAAGRRGQLTRGRRPPWLRVRVQDTPNYRRIKGLMRGHSLHTVCEEAGCPNIGECWGRGTATFLLMGDTCTRSCGFCKIKTGRPAPLDPDEPRRVAETIQTMGLRHAVLTSVNRDELPDGGAWVFAETIRWIRRLVPGCTIEVLIPDFRGNWDALKTVMDARPEILNHNVETVPRLYRTVRPQAKYPRSLELLRRAKEMVPDGLTKSGIMVGLGEEWEELLQVMDDLRAQDVDILTVGQYLQPSRFHLPIARYYTPAEFEELRQEAIARGFRWVESGPLVRSSYHAEQAAGHPDPLQHLAGEG, encoded by the coding sequence ATGCCGACTGAAAGGAGTTCTCGTCGTGGGAGGGGGGGCGCCGCGGGACGAAGGGGGCAGTTGACCCGGGGACGGCGGCCTCCCTGGCTGCGCGTGCGTGTGCAGGACACGCCCAATTATCGTCGGATCAAGGGGCTGATGCGCGGGCATTCGCTGCACACCGTGTGCGAGGAGGCCGGCTGCCCGAACATCGGCGAGTGCTGGGGGCGTGGGACCGCCACCTTCCTCCTCATGGGGGATACGTGCACGCGCTCGTGCGGCTTCTGCAAGATCAAGACGGGGCGTCCGGCCCCCCTTGACCCCGATGAGCCGCGTCGGGTGGCGGAGACGATCCAGACGATGGGGCTGCGACATGCCGTGCTCACCTCCGTCAATCGGGATGAGCTACCGGACGGTGGCGCGTGGGTCTTCGCCGAGACGATCCGATGGATCCGCAGGCTGGTGCCTGGCTGCACCATCGAGGTCCTGATCCCTGACTTTCGGGGGAATTGGGACGCGCTGAAGACCGTAATGGATGCCCGGCCGGAGATCCTGAATCACAACGTGGAGACCGTCCCCCGCCTATATCGGACGGTCCGTCCCCAGGCAAAGTACCCTCGATCCCTGGAGTTGCTGCGCCGGGCGAAGGAGATGGTCCCCGACGGGCTCACCAAGTCCGGCATCATGGTGGGATTGGGCGAGGAGTGGGAGGAGTTGCTTCAGGTCATGGACGATCTTCGCGCCCAGGACGTGGACATCCTGACCGTCGGGCAATATCTGCAGCCGAGCCGATTTCATCTACCCATCGCCCGGTACTACACGCCGGCGGAGTTCGAGGAGCTACGGCAGGAGGCCATCGCTCGCGGGTTCCGCTGGGTGGAGTCGGGGCCGTTGGTGCGCTCCAGCTATCACGCCGAGCAGGCGGCCGGACATCCGGATCCGTTGCAACATCTGGCCGGCGAGGGGTAG
- the lpdA gene encoding dihydrolipoyl dehydrogenase yields the protein MAQPADSYDVIVIGGGPGGYVAAIRAAQLGQKVAVIEREALGGICLNWGCIPTKALLRNAEVVSLLGRGKEFGFHFENLTLDYSQAIKRSREVSKRLVRGVNFLMRKNSIDVVQGTGRLVGPGQVVVEPGGKTLSAKNIILATGARPRSIPGVTIDGERVISSREALERTEVPGHIIVVGAGPIGLEFAHIYRTYGAEVTVVEMLSRIAPLEDEDVSAALARSFQRRGIQLHTDTRVESVESADDGVKVRVSSPDGEQTLEGDVVLIAIGVQPNSEDLGLEQVGVQVERGAVVVDGYMRTNVPGIYAIGDLTGKMPLAHVASAQGIVAAEHIAGHETTPIEDYTWMPRCIYCQPQVASMGLTEAQARERGHDVKVGQFPFQANGKALGLAEREGFVKIVADAKYGEILGAHFVGPEVTELLPEIVLARTWELTVEEIARTVHAHPTLSESLMEAAHAVLGQAIHM from the coding sequence ATGGCACAGCCTGCCGACAGCTATGATGTCATCGTCATCGGCGGGGGGCCGGGCGGCTATGTGGCGGCCATCCGGGCCGCCCAGTTAGGCCAGAAGGTGGCCGTGATCGAACGTGAGGCGTTAGGGGGGATTTGCCTGAATTGGGGGTGTATCCCCACCAAGGCCCTGTTGCGCAACGCGGAAGTCGTGAGCCTGTTGGGACGGGGCAAGGAGTTCGGGTTTCACTTCGAGAATCTGACGCTGGATTACAGCCAGGCCATCAAGCGCAGCCGGGAGGTGTCCAAGCGGCTGGTGCGCGGGGTCAATTTTCTCATGCGGAAGAACAGCATCGACGTCGTGCAGGGGACCGGTCGGCTGGTCGGCCCGGGGCAGGTCGTCGTGGAGCCGGGGGGGAAGACCCTCTCGGCGAAGAACATCATCCTGGCCACTGGCGCCCGACCTCGTTCCATCCCCGGCGTGACCATCGACGGCGAGCGGGTGATCTCCAGCCGGGAGGCGCTGGAGCGCACGGAGGTGCCCGGGCACATCATCGTGGTGGGCGCGGGCCCCATCGGCCTGGAGTTCGCCCATATCTATCGCACGTACGGGGCCGAGGTCACCGTTGTGGAGATGCTCTCGCGCATTGCTCCGCTGGAGGATGAGGACGTCAGCGCAGCGTTGGCGCGATCTTTCCAGCGGCGGGGCATTCAGTTGCACACGGATACCCGGGTGGAAAGCGTGGAATCCGCGGACGACGGTGTGAAGGTGCGCGTCTCGTCGCCGGATGGCGAGCAGACCCTGGAGGGGGATGTGGTGCTGATCGCCATCGGCGTGCAGCCCAACTCCGAGGATCTGGGGTTGGAGCAGGTCGGCGTCCAGGTTGAGCGGGGAGCAGTGGTGGTGGATGGTTACATGCGCACGAACGTCCCCGGTATCTATGCCATCGGCGATCTGACGGGCAAGATGCCGCTGGCTCATGTGGCGTCCGCCCAGGGCATCGTCGCCGCCGAGCACATCGCCGGGCACGAGACGACGCCGATCGAGGATTACACCTGGATGCCCCGTTGTATCTACTGCCAGCCGCAAGTCGCCTCCATGGGGCTGACGGAGGCCCAGGCCCGCGAGCGTGGGCACGACGTCAAGGTCGGGCAGTTCCCCTTCCAGGCGAACGGCAAGGCGCTGGGGTTGGCCGAGCGGGAGGGGTTCGTCAAGATCGTCGCCGACGCCAAATACGGTGAGATCCTGGGCGCTCATTTCGTGGGGCCCGAGGTGACGGAGCTGCTACCAGAGATCGTGCTGGCCCGGACCTGGGAGCTGACCGTGGAGGAGATCGCCCGTACCGTGCACGCGCACCCGACGTTGTCCGAGAGCCTGATGGAAGCCGCCCACGCCGTGCTGGGGCAGGCGATACATATGTGA
- a CDS encoding molybdopterin-dependent oxidoreductase, with protein MRKISRRKWLRAMGGSLAGLWLAACQPGGIVLPPSPTNTPKPVEPTVTSPPGVGGSIEEGLIVDGIRVTNNEDFYSVYYNVPEVRIDVDAWRLRLFGNVETELSLSLEEIKSLPGVQEMRTLECISNPVGGDLISNAVWEGVRMADLLEMAGVKPDTTELIVRGADDFHTAIPVDLARDERSVLVYNMNGEPLPVKNGAPLRALWPGRYGMKQPKWIVSIEAITNHHLGYWEQKGWSNDAFIRPNSQIERPKSGEQIPKAPYRIRGRAFAGSSGVARVEVSVDDGKTWHEATLTRVRTPDFQPFVWTLWHWDWMAPSGPRATIQVRVTDGDGVMQGAGGGRFLSGVFPDGTDAIHKVVVKVEG; from the coding sequence ATGCGAAAGATCTCCCGGCGAAAATGGCTACGAGCGATGGGCGGCTCACTGGCCGGGCTGTGGCTGGCGGCATGTCAGCCCGGTGGTATCGTACTCCCCCCCTCGCCGACGAATACCCCCAAACCCGTCGAGCCGACCGTGACCTCTCCCCCTGGTGTCGGCGGCTCCATCGAGGAAGGCCTCATTGTGGACGGGATTCGGGTCACCAACAACGAGGATTTTTATTCCGTGTATTACAACGTGCCGGAGGTTCGGATCGATGTCGATGCTTGGCGGCTTCGGCTCTTCGGCAACGTGGAAACGGAGCTGAGCCTCTCCCTGGAGGAGATCAAGAGCCTGCCCGGGGTCCAGGAGATGCGCACGCTGGAGTGCATCTCCAACCCGGTGGGAGGCGACCTGATCAGCAACGCCGTGTGGGAGGGGGTCCGGATGGCCGATCTGCTGGAGATGGCCGGAGTCAAACCCGATACCACGGAGCTGATCGTGCGAGGGGCGGATGACTTCCACACGGCCATCCCCGTTGACCTGGCGCGAGATGAGCGCTCCGTGTTGGTTTACAACATGAACGGCGAGCCGCTGCCGGTCAAGAACGGCGCCCCGCTGCGGGCGCTGTGGCCTGGCCGGTACGGGATGAAGCAGCCCAAGTGGATCGTGAGCATTGAGGCGATCACCAATCATCATCTGGGGTATTGGGAGCAGAAGGGCTGGAGCAACGACGCGTTTATCCGCCCCAACTCCCAGATCGAGCGTCCCAAGTCCGGCGAGCAGATCCCGAAGGCGCCTTACCGGATTCGGGGGCGAGCCTTCGCCGGAAGTTCCGGCGTCGCCAGGGTGGAGGTCAGCGTGGACGATGGGAAGACATGGCACGAGGCGACGCTCACGCGGGTGCGTACCCCGGACTTTCAGCCCTTCGTGTGGACCCTGTGGCATTGGGATTGGATGGCCCCCTCCGGCCCTCGAGCGACGATTCAGGTTCGCGTCACCGATGGGGATGGGGTCATGCAGGGGGCCGGTGGAGGGCGATTCCTGAGTGGCGTCTTCCCGGATGGAACCGATGCGATCCACAAGGTCGTTGTGAAGGTGGAAGGATAG
- a CDS encoding FAD-binding protein — translation MAIPSHVLRELRDALGPERVLTRPEELIVYSYDGTWAEGQPDVVVNPTTTEQVAAVLRIANRERIPVVPRGAGTGLAGASVPQGGIVLNLARMNRIREISPEDMVAVVEPGVVNQTLQDELRPYGLIYPPDPASLYMSTIGGNVATNAGGPRCLKYGVTKDYVLGLEVVLPGGDVLRTGGRQIKNVTGYNLTQLFVGSEGTLGVITEITLRLLPAPAARATAMAAYARLEDAAHTVNAILSAGILPLTTELMDQACIQAVERKLQIGLPVEAEALMLIAVDGEPEAVEPQIHRVADICRRMGADPVEVATTPEEEEKLWLARRSVSPALALIKPNRLTEDIAVPRSKIPEMIRRIQAIAREYDVLIPTFGHIGDGNVHPDIMCDRRDPDEMRRVALAAQAVFEATVELGGTLSGEHGIGLLKKEFLPGALGPLAIEKMLGIKKVFDPHGIMNPGKVFPEA, via the coding sequence ATGGCGATTCCCTCCCACGTGTTGCGAGAGCTGCGGGACGCGCTGGGCCCCGAGCGGGTCCTGACCCGGCCGGAGGAGTTGATCGTATACTCGTACGACGGGACCTGGGCCGAAGGTCAGCCAGATGTGGTGGTCAATCCTACGACCACGGAGCAGGTGGCGGCCGTGCTGCGCATCGCCAACCGGGAGCGTATCCCGGTGGTGCCCAGGGGCGCGGGCACGGGCCTGGCCGGCGCATCGGTGCCCCAGGGAGGCATTGTCCTGAACCTGGCCCGCATGAACCGCATCCGGGAGATCTCCCCGGAGGATATGGTGGCTGTGGTGGAGCCGGGCGTCGTCAATCAGACCTTGCAAGATGAGCTGCGCCCGTATGGCTTGATCTATCCGCCGGACCCCGCCAGCCTCTATATGTCCACCATCGGGGGGAATGTGGCGACCAATGCTGGGGGGCCGCGTTGCTTGAAGTACGGCGTGACGAAGGATTACGTGCTCGGCCTGGAGGTCGTGTTGCCCGGTGGGGACGTGCTGCGTACCGGGGGACGGCAGATCAAGAACGTGACGGGGTACAATCTGACGCAGCTCTTCGTTGGATCCGAGGGGACCTTGGGGGTGATCACGGAGATCACGCTGCGCCTGCTTCCCGCCCCGGCGGCGCGGGCGACGGCTATGGCCGCGTATGCGCGCCTGGAAGACGCGGCCCATACCGTGAATGCGATCCTCTCCGCGGGCATCTTGCCGCTGACGACGGAGCTCATGGATCAGGCGTGCATCCAGGCCGTCGAGCGGAAGCTTCAGATCGGGTTGCCCGTGGAGGCGGAGGCGCTGATGCTGATCGCCGTGGACGGGGAGCCGGAAGCCGTGGAGCCGCAGATCCATCGCGTGGCCGATATCTGCCGTAGGATGGGCGCCGACCCGGTGGAGGTAGCCACCACGCCCGAGGAGGAGGAGAAGCTGTGGCTGGCCCGTCGCAGTGTGTCCCCGGCGCTGGCACTGATCAAGCCCAACCGGCTGACCGAGGATATCGCCGTGCCGCGATCCAAGATCCCCGAGATGATCCGGCGGATCCAGGCCATCGCTCGGGAATACGATGTGCTGATCCCCACGTTCGGGCATATCGGCGATGGGAACGTGCACCCGGACATCATGTGTGACCGTCGAGATCCGGACGAGATGCGTCGGGTCGCCCTGGCGGCCCAGGCCGTGTTCGAGGCGACTGTGGAGTTGGGAGGGACGCTGTCAGGCGAGCATGGCATCGGGTTGTTGAAGAAGGAGTTTCTCCCCGGGGCATTGGGGCCCCTGGCCATCGAGAAGATGCTGGGCATCAAAAAGGTGTTCGATCCCCACGGGATCATGAACCCGGGCAAGGTCTTTCCGGAGGCGTGA